The following proteins are encoded in a genomic region of Rattus rattus isolate New Zealand chromosome 2, Rrattus_CSIRO_v1, whole genome shotgun sequence:
- the LOC116894589 gene encoding vomeronasal type-1 receptor 4-like → MTARNMALGIIFLSQTAFGLLGNSSVFFNYLVIYFSRYKLNSTDWILNYIVVANFLTLLCKGLPQTMAAFGLKDFLSDLGCNLLFYFHKMGRSTCICSSSLLSVFQANTINNRNFRWEEFKTKSSKVSGFFLCLCCILNILMNTYNLFYMSGKLCYRNVTILQNFGFCTACLDKTGQILYTVFLPLPDAVYLGLLVWASISTVLILHRHKQKMEHIPRNKHSSQSSTESRVIKTILLQLSTFMFFYIISCLFQLFLSFFHNPSWLLINTSIVISGCFPAVSPFLLMNHYSIASSHCVPWTRN, encoded by the coding sequence ATGACAGCCAGGAATATGGCTCTAGGTATAATCTTCTTATCACAGACTGCATTTGGACTTCTGGGtaattcttctgtcttcttcaattACTTAGTGATTTACTTCTCAAGGTACAAGCTGAACTCCACAGACTGGATTTTGAATTATATAGTTGTAGCCAACTTCTTAACTCTTCTGTGTAAAGGATTGCCACAGACAATGGCAGCTTTTGGGCTTAAAGATTTTCTAAGTGATTTGGGATGCAATCTCCTCTTTTACTTTCATAAAATGGGCAGGAGTACATGTATTTGCAGCAGCAGTTTGCTGAGTGTCTTCCAAGCCAACACCATCAACAACAGGAACTTCAGGTGGGAAGAGTTTAAAACCAAATCATCCAAGGTCAGTggcttctttctttgtctttgctgCATTCTGAACATCCTCATGAATACTTATAATCTCTTTTACATGAGTGGAAAATTGTGCTACAGAAATGTGACAATTCTACAAAACTTTGGCTTCTGCACTGCTTGTCTTGACAAAACTGGACAAATCTTGTATACTGtattccttcctctccctgatGCTGTGTATCTGGGACTCTTGGTCTGGGCCAGCATATCTACTGTTCTCATCTTGCACAGGCACAAGCAGAAAATGGAGCACATTCCCAGAAACAAACATTCTTCACAATCATCCACTGAGTCCAGGGTTATAAAAACCATCCTTCTTCAATTGAGTAcatttatgttcttttatatAATTTCCTGCCTCTTTCaactatttctgtctttctttcataATCCCAGCTGGTTACTCATAAACACATCCATAGTCATCTCTGGGTGTTTCCCAGCTGTAAGTCCCTTTCTGCTCATGAACCACTACTCCATAGCATCTAGCCACTGTGTTCCTTGGACGAGAAATTGA